The Phyllopteryx taeniolatus isolate TA_2022b chromosome 14, UOR_Ptae_1.2, whole genome shotgun sequence genome has a window encoding:
- the LOC133488687 gene encoding serotransferrin-like, with amino-acid sequence MKHLLSALLLLSYLGAAVLSAPTEHVRWCVKSDKEQQKCSDLATKAPVFSCVQKADSKGCIEAIHAGTADAITLDGGDVYIAGLENFKLYPIIAEDYGATSDSCYYAVAVVKKGTDFGIRDLVGKRSCHTGLGKSAGWNIPIGTLIKLGVLKWGGIEDQTIEAAVGSFFSQSCAPGAEKGSKLCKGCKGDCSRSHNEPYYDYGGAFQCLVEDAGDVAFVKHLTVPDSEKANYELLCVDNTRAPIDNYKECHLARVPAHAVVTRQDLELADLIWRSVTTVQGFNLFSSAAYAPAKNLMFKDSTQKLVRLPPNTNSFLYLGAGYMSTVRSLNKEITAAGSSAITWCSVGHSETRKCDSWSVNGMVDGENKILCQTAPSVEECLKMIMSKEADAVAVDGGEVYTAGQCGLVPAMVEQYDEAKCSISGASSSSYYAVAVVKKGSGVTWANLRGKRSCHTGFGRNAGWNIPMGKIHKETGSCVFSKFFSSGCAPGAPAGSPFCYQCAGSGKPVDDKFKCQPSSEEKYYGYAGAFRCLVEGAGDVAFIKHTIVEENSDGKGPAWAADVLSSDYELICPTKSPVPITDFESCHLAATPAHAVVTRPETRNQVVSILQEQQARFGRSGSDPAFKMFKSDPEKNLLFKDSTKCLQEVPSGSNYQSFLGPDYMDAMTSLRQCSDATPDLEKLCTSHTCQQTN; translated from the exons ATGAAGCATCTCCTTTCGGCGCTACTGCTGCTCAGCTACTTGG GAGCTGCTGTGTTGTCGGCCCCCACCGAGCATGTCAGGTGGTGCGTCAAGTCAGACAAGGAGCAACAAAAGTGCTCTGACTTGGCCACCAAGGCGCCCGTGTTCTCCTGTGTGCAGAAAGCAGACTCCAAAGGATGCATCGAAGCCATTCAT GCAGGAACAGCCGACGCCATCACGTTGGATGGAGGAGACGTCTACATTGCAGGACTGGAAAACTTCAAACTCTATCCCATAATTGCAGAAGACTATGGTGCCA CATCTGATAGCTGTTATTACGCCGTCGCCGTGGTTAAGAAGGGCACAGACTTTGGCATCCGGGATCTGGTGGGGAAGAGATCTTGCCACACTGGTTTGGGAAAATCTGCTGGCTGGAACATCCCGATTGGAACTCTGATCAAGTTGGGTGTGTTGAAGTGGGGAGGCATTGAGGACCAAACTATTGAAGCTG CGGTGGGTAGCTTCTTCTCTCAGAGCTGTGCCCCCGGAGCAGAAAAGGGTTCCAAACTGTGCAAAGGCTGCAAGGGAGACTGCTCACGGTCTCACAATGAACCCTACTACGACTATGGTGGTGCATTCCA GTGCCTCGTAGAAGATGCTGGAGATGTGGCGTTTGTCAAGCATCTGACTGTACCAG ACAGCGAGAAGGCCAACTATGAGCTGTTGTGTGTGGACAACACCAGAGCACCAATTGACAACTACAAAGAATGCCACCTGGCCAGGGTACCCGCCCATGCTGTGGTCACCCGCCAAGACCTGGAGCTGGCAGACTTGATCTGGCGAAGCGTCACCACAGTGCAG GGCTTCAACCTGTTCTCCTCTGCTGCGTACGCACCCGCCAAGAACCTGATGTTCAAAGACTCCACACAGAAACTGGTCCGGCTGCCTCCCAACACAAACTCCTTTTTGTATTTGGGTGCCGGCTACATGAGCACCGTTCGCTCTCTGAACAAAG agatCACTGCAGCTGGATCCAGCGCCATCACGTGGTGTTCCGTGGGCCACAGCGAGACACGGAAATGTGACTCATGGAGTGTCAATGGCATGGTGGATGGCGAAAACAAAATTCTGTGTCAGACTGCCCCCAGTGTGGAAGAGTGCCTTAAGATGATCAtg AGTAAAGAGGCAGATGCAGTGGCAGTGGATGGGGGAGAGGTGTACACTGCCGGACAGTGCGGTCTGGTTCCAGCCATGGTGGAGCAGTACGATGAAG CCAAGTGCAGCATATCTGGAG CCTCGTCATCGTCCTACTACGCAGTCGCCGTGGTCAAGAAGGGTTCCGGGGTGACCTGGGCCAACCTGAGGGGGAAGCGGTCCTGCCACACAGGCTTTGGCAGAAACGCCGGCTGGAACATTCCCATGGGTAAAATCCACAAGGAGACCGGCAGCTGCGTGTTCA GCAAGTTCTTCAGTAGCGGCTGCGCCCCTGGAGCTCCGGCCGGCTCGCCGTTCTGCTATCAGTGCGCAGGCAGTGGGAAACCTGTGGATGACAAATTCAAGTGCCAACCCAGTTCAGAGGAAAAGTACTACGGCTATGCTGGGGCCTTTAG aTGTCTTGTTGAGGGTGCTGGTGACGTGGCCTTCATTAAACACACAATTGTTGAGGAAAACAGTGATG GTAAGGGTCCAGCGTGGGCAGCAGATGTCTTGAGCAGTGACTATGAGCTCATTTGCCCCACCAAGAGTCCGGTGCCCATCACAGACTTTGAGTCTTGCCACCTGGCGGCCACCCCGGCACATGCTGTGGTGACCCGTCCCGAGACCCGCAACCAAGTTGTCAGTATTCTCCAGGAACAGCAG GCCAGGTTCGGAAGAAGTGGCAGCGACCCagctttcaaaatgtttaagtCTGATCCTGAGAAGAACCTCCTCTTCAAAGACTCCACCAAATGTCTCCAGGAAGTGCCAAGCGGATCCAACTATCAGAGCTTCTTAGGACCAGATTACATGGATGCCATGACCTCACTGAGGCAGTGCAGCGATGCCACACCAG ATCTGGAGAAATTGTGCACGTCCCACACCTGTCAGCAGACAAACTAG